Proteins encoded together in one Marinobacter sp. Arc7-DN-1 window:
- a CDS encoding YrhK family protein: MIEGRTDSPLTLKLGNEELIIRRRYEVISIINDFFIAIWFLVGSILFLFPEYEKAAIWLFIVGSFQFLIRPAIRLISHIHIQRIPASNWES; the protein is encoded by the coding sequence ATGATTGAAGGCCGTACCGACAGCCCACTGACCCTGAAACTGGGAAATGAAGAGCTGATCATTCGCCGCCGCTACGAAGTGATCAGCATCATCAACGACTTTTTCATCGCCATCTGGTTCCTCGTGGGCAGTATCCTGTTTCTGTTCCCCGAATATGAGAAGGCGGCTATCTGGCTGTTTATCGTTGGCAGTTTCCAGTTCCTGATTCGCCCGGCCATCCGTCTCATCAGTCACATCCACATACAG
- a CDS encoding Y-family DNA polymerase: MLWLYLHFPHLLLDHIRRSREDQGALVIVEGSGQKVIQACPEARAQGIRSGMRLKTAIGLVPDLGMVRADEAQEVRILEDQARWLYRYAAYIVLVPPDGLLTEIGSLQKLYGGLPTVWQTVEQGLNERQLNAWIGIGYTPLAARLIARAGKGECTADKDHIQRTLSQMPLLAAEFDEKACTRLQRLGLSTLGEVFDLPSNELARRLSPELLAYIQKIQGTRPDPRAPWQPPHSFRQQADFVREIEHTQGLLFPLQRMLTELEEDLCWRQQDTDSLRLVLKHRHSEPTRLHIRTSGPEHRAGNFLNLIRLRLDQLSLQAPVISLMLSVKRFMPREKPSGQDLLGETQDLNEAWHTLISRLQARLGEQALKQLSPQADHRPERAWSASEVLRKPGARLKPDGKLPRRPLWLLKGPQPLAEAPAAWFAGPERISGGWWDGQRVHRDYYIAQLNNGQLAWIFRDPREGWFVHGWFG, translated from the coding sequence ATGCTGTGGCTGTATTTGCATTTTCCACACCTGTTGCTGGACCATATTCGCCGCTCCCGTGAAGACCAGGGCGCGCTGGTGATTGTGGAAGGCTCTGGCCAGAAGGTGATCCAGGCCTGCCCCGAGGCCAGGGCCCAGGGCATACGTAGCGGCATGCGCCTGAAAACCGCCATCGGTCTGGTGCCGGATCTGGGCATGGTGCGCGCTGATGAGGCTCAGGAAGTCAGAATCCTGGAAGATCAGGCCCGCTGGCTGTATCGCTACGCCGCCTATATTGTGCTGGTTCCGCCGGATGGCCTGCTGACTGAGATCGGCAGCCTGCAGAAGCTGTATGGCGGGCTGCCCACCGTTTGGCAAACGGTGGAACAGGGGCTGAATGAGCGCCAGTTGAATGCCTGGATCGGGATTGGCTACACGCCCCTGGCAGCCCGCCTGATTGCCCGTGCGGGCAAGGGGGAATGCACAGCCGATAAGGACCATATTCAGCGAACCCTGAGCCAGATGCCCCTGTTGGCTGCCGAATTCGATGAGAAAGCCTGCACGCGTCTGCAGCGCCTGGGACTGAGCACGCTGGGGGAGGTCTTTGATTTACCGTCCAATGAGCTGGCACGCCGCCTGTCTCCTGAGCTGCTGGCTTACATCCAGAAAATCCAGGGCACACGGCCGGATCCGCGAGCACCCTGGCAACCGCCCCACTCTTTCCGGCAGCAGGCCGATTTTGTGCGGGAGATCGAGCACACCCAGGGGCTGCTGTTTCCGCTCCAGCGCATGCTCACGGAACTGGAGGAAGACCTTTGCTGGCGCCAGCAGGATACCGACAGCCTGAGGCTGGTTCTGAAACACCGGCACTCGGAGCCTACCCGTTTACACATCCGAACCTCCGGGCCGGAACACCGGGCCGGGAACTTTCTGAACCTGATCCGGTTGCGACTTGATCAGCTTTCGCTACAGGCGCCGGTTATCTCGCTGATGCTATCGGTGAAGCGTTTCATGCCCCGGGAAAAGCCATCCGGGCAGGACCTGCTGGGAGAAACCCAGGATCTGAATGAAGCCTGGCATACCCTGATCAGCCGCTTGCAGGCGCGCCTTGGGGAACAGGCGCTCAAACAGCTCTCGCCCCAGGCCGATCATCGCCCCGAACGGGCGTGGTCCGCTTCAGAAGTACTGCGCAAACCCGGAGCCCGGTTAAAGCCGGACGGAAAGCTGCCACGGCGCCCCCTCTGGCTGTTGAAAGGCCCGCAACCGCTTGCCGAAGCGCCGGCCGCCTGGTTCGCCGGCCCGGAGCGGATCAGCGGTGGCTGGTGGGATGGCCAGCGGGTACACCGGGATTACTACATTGCCCAACTAAACAACGGCCAGTTGGCCTGGATTTTCCGGGATCCCCGGGAGGGCTGGTTTGTGCATGGCTGGTTTGGCTGA
- a CDS encoding error-prone DNA polymerase translates to MAERQYAELFCFSNFTFLTGASHPHELTERAHELGYAALAITDACSVAGIPRAWAALSESPVKLITGSWFELSDAPKGATTPRFILLARTRKGYGQLCQLITTSRRRAEKGQYQLFARDIETHPLDDCLCLWLPPSPAEAESDQALACGEWLNRLFDPRLWIAAARTLESGEEQRLARIRWLAGQIRIPVAAVGEVHMHSRERQPLQDVLTALRNHTNLEHAGHCLFQNGERYLRPLPVLQRLFPETWLNETLAIARQCTFEPGSLRYEYPPDLVPEGESPASYLKRLTREGERRRYPEGTPLPVQNLIRKELGLISEMKYEHYFLTIHDIVAFARSRDILCQGRGSAANSAVCYCLGITEVNPTRVELLFERFISKDRNEPPDIDVDFEHERREEVIQYIYRRYSRERAALAATVIRYRPRSAIRDVGKALGFDPALVEQLLEGIDWRDKATNWRQQILDKKITRNPQVADQFFTLVNTLLGFPRHMSQHVGGFVISAGPLAELVPVENAAMADRTVIQWDKDDLESLGLMKVDVLALGMLSAIRKALELISDEKGQPFRIQDIPPEDRATYAMLQKGDSIGVFQVESRAQINMLPRLKPETWYDLVIEVAIVRPGPIQGDMVHPYLRRKHGLEPVDYPNDAVRKVLERTLGVPIFQEQVIKLAMVAAGFSAGEADQLRRAMAAWKSHGDLTPFREKLVTGMLERGHDADFAERLYQQICGFGGYGFPESHAASFALLVYASAWIKRHHPAAFYCALLNSQPMGFYSPSQLVQDARRHDVTVLPPDVNASQWNHTLEGKEHHLRLGLRIIQGLSASGAERIHQNRPAAGYRSASELRRLAVLNQRDMELLAGANAMPTFTTNRHQAYWQLLDHEQPAELFAEETTVDCQPEYCHQLPEPTEGQNVLADYSSQGLTLQRHPLALLREQGHLRFCLSAEQLKTTKAGIPVQVAGLVTGRQRPGSASGVTFVTLEDETGNVNVVVWLETARRQRKPLLTARLLHVKGVLEREGDIVHVMAGRLSDLTHLIKTLPVGSRDFH, encoded by the coding sequence ATGGCTGAACGTCAGTATGCAGAACTGTTCTGCTTCAGCAATTTCACCTTCCTGACCGGAGCCTCTCACCCACACGAGCTGACCGAACGGGCGCACGAGCTCGGCTACGCGGCTCTGGCGATCACCGATGCCTGTTCCGTGGCCGGCATTCCCCGGGCCTGGGCGGCACTGTCCGAAAGCCCGGTCAAGCTGATTACCGGCAGTTGGTTCGAGCTTTCCGATGCGCCCAAAGGCGCAACCACACCCCGCTTTATCCTTCTGGCACGGACCCGTAAAGGCTATGGCCAGCTCTGTCAGCTGATCACTACCAGCCGCCGCCGGGCGGAAAAAGGCCAATACCAGTTATTCGCCCGGGACATTGAAACCCACCCTCTCGACGACTGCCTGTGCCTGTGGCTGCCACCCTCACCTGCCGAGGCAGAGTCCGATCAGGCTCTGGCCTGCGGAGAATGGCTGAACCGCCTGTTTGATCCCCGGCTCTGGATTGCCGCCGCCCGCACCCTGGAATCCGGCGAGGAACAGCGGCTTGCGCGGATTCGCTGGCTGGCCGGGCAGATACGCATCCCGGTTGCCGCCGTGGGTGAAGTGCATATGCACAGCCGGGAGCGTCAGCCCCTGCAGGATGTGCTTACAGCCTTGCGCAACCACACCAATCTTGAACACGCCGGCCACTGCCTGTTCCAGAATGGTGAACGATACCTTCGGCCCTTGCCCGTTCTTCAGCGGCTGTTTCCCGAAACCTGGCTGAACGAAACCCTGGCCATCGCCCGGCAATGCACCTTCGAGCCCGGCAGCCTGCGCTACGAATACCCGCCGGACCTGGTGCCGGAAGGGGAATCCCCCGCCAGTTACCTGAAACGGCTGACCCGCGAGGGTGAGCGCCGGCGCTACCCCGAAGGTACGCCACTTCCGGTCCAGAACCTGATCCGCAAGGAACTGGGCCTGATCTCGGAGATGAAGTACGAGCATTACTTCCTCACCATCCACGACATCGTGGCCTTTGCCCGCAGTCGGGATATCCTGTGCCAGGGCCGGGGCTCCGCCGCCAACTCCGCCGTCTGTTACTGCCTGGGCATCACCGAGGTGAACCCGACCCGGGTTGAACTTCTGTTCGAACGCTTCATCTCCAAAGACCGTAACGAACCACCCGACATTGATGTGGATTTTGAGCACGAGCGCCGGGAAGAAGTCATCCAGTACATCTACCGGCGCTACAGCCGGGAGCGGGCCGCCCTCGCCGCCACAGTGATCCGTTACCGTCCTCGCAGTGCTATTCGTGATGTTGGCAAAGCCCTCGGTTTTGATCCCGCCCTGGTAGAACAACTGCTGGAAGGCATCGACTGGCGGGACAAGGCCACCAACTGGCGCCAGCAGATTCTGGACAAGAAAATCACCCGCAATCCGCAGGTGGCGGACCAGTTCTTCACCCTGGTAAACACCCTGCTCGGCTTTCCCCGCCATATGTCCCAACATGTAGGCGGTTTTGTTATCAGCGCCGGCCCACTGGCCGAACTCGTCCCGGTCGAAAACGCCGCCATGGCAGACCGCACCGTTATCCAGTGGGACAAGGATGACCTGGAAAGCCTGGGCCTGATGAAAGTGGATGTGCTGGCTCTTGGCATGCTTTCAGCCATACGCAAGGCCCTGGAGCTGATCAGCGACGAAAAGGGTCAGCCATTCCGGATACAGGACATCCCCCCGGAAGACCGGGCGACCTACGCCATGCTCCAGAAAGGCGACAGTATCGGCGTATTCCAGGTGGAGTCCCGGGCCCAGATCAACATGCTCCCGCGCCTGAAACCGGAAACCTGGTACGATCTGGTAATCGAGGTGGCCATCGTGCGGCCCGGCCCCATCCAGGGCGACATGGTGCACCCCTACCTGCGCCGCAAACACGGCCTGGAGCCAGTGGACTATCCTAACGATGCCGTACGAAAAGTCCTGGAGCGCACCCTGGGCGTGCCCATTTTCCAGGAACAGGTCATCAAGCTGGCCATGGTGGCCGCCGGTTTCTCCGCCGGCGAAGCCGACCAGCTCCGCCGGGCCATGGCCGCCTGGAAATCCCACGGCGACCTGACCCCGTTCCGGGAAAAACTGGTCACCGGCATGCTCGAACGCGGTCACGACGCCGACTTTGCCGAACGGCTCTACCAGCAAATCTGCGGCTTCGGCGGCTACGGCTTCCCCGAATCCCACGCCGCCAGCTTTGCCCTGCTGGTGTACGCCTCCGCCTGGATCAAACGCCACCATCCGGCCGCCTTCTACTGCGCCCTGCTGAACAGCCAACCCATGGGGTTCTATTCCCCCTCGCAACTGGTCCAGGACGCCCGGCGCCACGACGTTACCGTACTCCCGCCAGACGTGAATGCCAGCCAGTGGAACCACACCCTGGAAGGCAAGGAACACCACCTGCGCCTGGGCCTGAGAATCATCCAGGGGCTCTCCGCCAGCGGTGCCGAACGCATCCACCAGAACCGCCCGGCAGCCGGCTACCGCTCCGCCAGTGAACTCCGTCGCCTGGCCGTACTGAACCAGCGTGACATGGAGCTCCTGGCCGGCGCCAACGCCATGCCCACATTCACCACCAACCGCCACCAGGCTTACTGGCAACTACTCGACCACGAACAGCCCGCCGAACTGTTCGCCGAAGAAACCACCGTCGACTGCCAACCGGAATATTGCCACCAGCTACCGGAACCCACCGAAGGCCAGAACGTATTGGCCGACTATTCCAGCCAGGGCCTGACCCTCCAGCGCCACCCCCTGGCCCTGCTCCGGGAACAGGGCCACCTCCGGTTCTGTCTCAGTGCCGAACAACTGAAAACCACCAAAGCCGGCATCCCCGTCCAGGTGGCCGGCCTCGTCACCGGCCGCCAGCGTCCCGGCTCCGCCTCCGGCGTTACCTTCGTGACTCTGGAAGACGAAACCGGCAACGTGAACGTGGTGGTGTGGCTGGAAACGGCGCGGCGGCAGCGAAAACCGCTACTGACCGCCCGGTTGTTGCATGTTAAGGGGGTTCTGGAAAGAGAGGGGGATATTGTTCATGTGATGGCGGGGAGGCTTTCGGACCTCACTCATTTAATAAAAACGCTTCCGGTCGGTTCCAGGGATTTTCACTAA
- the imuA gene encoding translesion DNA synthesis-associated protein ImuA has product MSELLNTLMQDARVWQGRRHVQTTQPAEPTGYQVLDNQLGGLGWPRGALSECLLDAPGIGELHLLLPLMQRVCGEGKTVFWLNPPHTPYAPALAREGVNLDQVVLIHAEDEGDFLWTLENCLRSPVTGLVMAWPGKLASREVRRLQLAAEAGSNVCVLFRERRYAGQNSPAALRLELEPGEQQDLTVNVLKRRGSWPGQRCSLAMAQRAGLSFRETTRTIRGPWSDSTG; this is encoded by the coding sequence ATGAGCGAGCTTCTGAACACGCTGATGCAGGATGCCCGTGTCTGGCAGGGGCGCCGTCACGTCCAGACCACACAACCTGCGGAACCAACCGGGTATCAGGTTCTGGATAACCAGCTTGGCGGCCTGGGCTGGCCCCGGGGCGCCCTGAGCGAATGCCTTCTGGATGCACCGGGTATTGGTGAGCTGCATTTGCTGCTGCCACTCATGCAGCGGGTGTGTGGAGAAGGTAAAACCGTGTTCTGGCTGAATCCGCCACACACCCCCTATGCGCCAGCCCTTGCCCGGGAAGGCGTAAATCTGGACCAGGTGGTTCTGATCCATGCTGAGGATGAGGGCGACTTTCTGTGGACACTGGAAAACTGCCTCCGCTCACCGGTAACGGGGCTGGTGATGGCCTGGCCCGGAAAACTGGCCTCCCGGGAGGTCCGGCGCCTGCAACTGGCTGCCGAAGCCGGTAGCAATGTGTGCGTGCTGTTCCGGGAGCGGCGTTACGCCGGGCAGAATTCTCCGGCCGCACTGCGCCTGGAGCTGGAGCCGGGTGAGCAGCAGGATCTTACGGTAAATGTGCTGAAACGCCGGGGAAGCTGGCCCGGGCAGCGCTGTTCACTGGCCATGGCCCAGCGGGCCGGCCTTTCGTTTCGTGAAACTACCCGGACCATTCGCGGGCCCTGGTCGGATTCAACCGGGTAA
- a CDS encoding 4a-hydroxytetrahydrobiopterin dehydratase, protein MSDLKEHSCEACSPNAPKATGEEKQRLHKDVPDWEVLDIDGEEQLHKIFKLKNFVKALEFTNKIGDLAEAENHHPVIVLEYGKVAVSWWSHEIGGLHKNDFILAARTDAAFNDLQ, encoded by the coding sequence ATGAGTGACCTGAAAGAGCACAGCTGCGAAGCGTGCAGCCCGAACGCGCCCAAGGCTACCGGGGAAGAGAAGCAGCGCTTGCACAAAGACGTTCCGGACTGGGAAGTTCTGGACATTGATGGAGAAGAGCAGCTTCACAAGATCTTCAAACTCAAAAACTTTGTTAAGGCTCTGGAATTCACCAACAAGATCGGCGATCTCGCCGAAGCCGAGAATCATCACCCCGTGATTGTTCTGGAATACGGAAAAGTCGCGGTAAGCTGGTGGAGCCACGAAATCGGCGGCCTGCACAAAAACGACTTCATCCTGGCGGCACGAACCGATGCTGCCTTTAACGACCTGCAATAA